Proteins co-encoded in one Quercus robur chromosome 8, dhQueRobu3.1, whole genome shotgun sequence genomic window:
- the LOC126695055 gene encoding peptide methionine sulfoxide reductase B1, chloroplastic, with the protein MASHPSLSLSCLPTPTISCFISSKTQLQIGFKSKLFVLGSPKPKRVSLSIRAMGSSASSQKPDSIQEAGSIDYKSLSDEEWKKRLTGEQFYITRQKGTERAFTGEYWNTKTHGTYNCICCDTPLFESSTKFDSGTGWPSYYQPIGSNVKSKLDLSIIFMPRQEVLCAICDSHLGHIFDDGPPPTGKRYCINSASLKLKPKQ; encoded by the exons ATGGCTTCTCATCCTAGTTTAAGTTTAAGCTGCTTACCAACTCCAACTATATCTTGTTTCATTTCCTCAAAAACCCAATTACAAATTGGCTTCAAGTCGAAGCTTTTTGTATTGGGTTCACCAAAACCCAAGAGGGTTTCATTATCAATCCGTGCAATGGGCTCCTCAGCTTCTTCCCAGAAACCAGACAGCATTCAAg AGGCAGGAAGCATTGACTATAAATCTCTAAGTGATGAAGAATGGAAGAAGCGGCTCACAGGGGAACAATTTTACATTACTCGTCAAAAGGGGACCGAGAGAGCTTTCACTGG GGAATACTGGAACACCAAAACCCATGGAACTTACAATTGCATATGCTGTGACACTCCTCTATTTGA ATCATCTACTAAATTTGATAGTGGAACTGGCTGGCCTTCTTATTACCAACCTATAGGAAGCAATGTAAAATCAAAGTTAGATTTGTCAATTATTTTCATGCCTCGCCAGGAAGTTCTGTGTGCTATTTGTGATTCTCATCTTGGCCATATCTTTGATGATGGTCCACCTCCCACAGGAAAGCGTTATTGCATCAATAG TGCTTCCCTGAAATTGAAACCGAAGCAGTAG